In one Pirellulales bacterium genomic region, the following are encoded:
- a CDS encoding phenylacetate--CoA ligase family protein → MSRNTAEQRRRIETLDVSALETHQLARLNGLLDEILPHNRFYATKLAACPRPLTSLNALADLPFTNKQELVGGQANGDLGLNHTFDIDQYVRWHQTSGTRGRPLVVLDTARDWQWWIGCWQHVLDAAGLAPSDRVLLAFSFGPFIGLWSAFDALVERGCLVVPGGGQSTLARLELLRSSRATALVCTPSYALHMAEVAAGRKIDLAGLPVEKLVLTGEPGASVPGIRQRIAAAWDAAVFDHGGATEIGPWGFPDDRGRGLHVLETEFLAEFLSVETGKPADEGELSELVLTSLGRIGCPVIRYRTGDLVRPVWQHDARSRFVLLDGGILGRADDMMIIRGVNIFPSAIEQILRSFPEVIEYRMTARRVEAMDHLIIEIEDRLDQPLRVAEELRLRLGLKVEVQGVPLGTLPRFEGKGKRFVDER, encoded by the coding sequence ATGAGCCGCAACACCGCCGAACAGCGCCGCCGGATCGAAACGCTCGACGTGTCGGCGCTCGAAACGCATCAACTCGCGCGGCTCAATGGACTGCTCGACGAGATCCTGCCGCACAACCGCTTTTACGCGACCAAGCTGGCCGCCTGCCCCCGGCCGCTCACCTCGCTCAATGCGCTGGCCGACCTGCCCTTCACGAACAAGCAGGAATTGGTCGGCGGACAGGCCAACGGCGACCTGGGGCTCAACCATACGTTCGACATCGATCAATACGTCCGCTGGCATCAAACGTCTGGCACGCGCGGGCGGCCGCTGGTCGTGCTCGACACGGCCCGCGATTGGCAGTGGTGGATCGGCTGCTGGCAACACGTGCTCGATGCCGCGGGCCTGGCGCCGAGCGACCGCGTGCTGCTGGCGTTTTCGTTCGGTCCGTTCATCGGCCTGTGGAGCGCGTTCGACGCGCTCGTCGAGCGCGGCTGCCTGGTCGTGCCCGGCGGAGGTCAAAGCACCCTGGCGCGGCTCGAGTTGCTGCGGTCGAGCCGGGCGACCGCGTTGGTTTGCACGCCAAGTTACGCGCTGCACATGGCCGAGGTGGCCGCGGGCCGCAAGATCGACCTGGCCGGCCTGCCCGTCGAGAAACTGGTGCTCACCGGCGAGCCGGGAGCGAGCGTGCCGGGCATCCGCCAACGGATCGCCGCGGCCTGGGACGCTGCCGTGTTCGATCACGGCGGCGCGACTGAGATCGGGCCCTGGGGCTTTCCCGACGATCGCGGCCGCGGGCTGCACGTCTTGGAGACCGAGTTCCTGGCCGAGTTTCTCTCGGTCGAAACCGGCAAACCGGCCGACGAAGGCGAACTGTCGGAGCTGGTGCTGACCAGCTTGGGCCGCATCGGCTGCCCCGTGATTCGCTATCGCACGGGCGATCTGGTGCGACCCGTCTGGCAGCACGATGCCCGCTCGCGGTTTGTCCTGCTCGACGGCGGAATCCTGGGGCGCGCCGACGACATGATGATCATCCGCGGCGTGAACATCTTTCCCAGCGCGATCGAGCAGATTCTCCGCAGCTTCCCCGAGGTGATCGAGTACCGCATGACGGCGCGGCGCGTCGAAGCGATGGACCACCTGATCATCGAGATCGAGGACCGGCTCGACCAGCCGCTGCGCGTGGCCGAAGAGCTGCGGCTGCGGCTCGGATTGAAGGTCGAAGTGCAAGGCGTGCCGCTGGGCACCCTGCCCCGTTTCGAGGGCAAAGGAAAACGCTTCGTCGACGAACGCTGA
- a CDS encoding putative hydro-lyase → MSHVSSAAEVQELRERLTGATAAELRAAVRSGTWTGPTAGLARGFVQANVVILPAAVADEFAEFCRLNARPCPLIARTLPGDAEPRSAAPGADLRTDVPRYRVFRGGVAEADQPLEIGPLWRDDLVGFLLGCSFTFENALVEAGLGVRHLEAGSNVPMYRTHRACVPAGRFAGPLVVSMRPYRPDQIDEVAAITGRYPRMHGAPVHVGDPAALGIADLARPDFGDPVELQPGEVPVFWACGVTPQLALAAARCELAITHAPGCMFVTDLRDEAYCER, encoded by the coding sequence ATGTCTCACGTTTCATCGGCGGCCGAAGTCCAGGAGCTGCGCGAACGCCTGACCGGGGCCACGGCCGCCGAGTTGCGCGCGGCGGTGCGGTCCGGTACATGGACCGGTCCCACGGCCGGACTGGCGCGCGGTTTCGTGCAGGCCAACGTGGTGATCTTGCCGGCGGCGGTGGCCGACGAGTTTGCCGAGTTTTGCCGGCTGAATGCGCGACCGTGCCCGTTGATTGCCCGGACGCTGCCCGGCGACGCGGAGCCGCGCAGCGCTGCGCCCGGCGCCGATCTGCGGACCGACGTGCCGCGCTACCGGGTATTTCGCGGCGGCGTGGCCGAGGCAGATCAACCGCTCGAGATCGGCCCGTTGTGGCGCGACGACCTGGTCGGTTTTTTGCTGGGGTGCTCGTTCACCTTCGAGAATGCACTAGTCGAGGCAGGCCTAGGCGTGCGCCATCTCGAAGCGGGGAGCAATGTGCCGATGTATCGCACCCATCGCGCCTGCGTACCGGCGGGGCGGTTTGCCGGGCCGCTGGTCGTGAGCATGCGGCCGTATCGGCCCGACCAGATCGACGAGGTCGCGGCGATCACGGGGCGATATCCCCGCATGCACGGCGCGCCGGTGCACGTCGGCGATCCGGCGGCCCTGGGCATCGCCGACCTGGCCCGGCCCGACTTTGGCGATCCGGTCGAGTTGCAGCCCGGCGAAGTCCCGGTATTTTGGGCCTGCGGCGTGACGCCGCAATTAGCGCTGGCCGCGGCGCGGTGCGAGTTGGCAATTACGCACGCGCCAGGCTGCATGTTCGTGACCGATCTGCGCGACGAGGCCTACTGCGAACGATGA
- a CDS encoding cysteine desulfurase-like protein: MTPPASPTAPLDVSAVRQQFPALAREVSGRQAVFFDGPAGSQVPQRVIDAIGDYLRNSNANHGGVFATSVASDALLDEVHRAAADLLHAPDPHAVCFGANMTTLCLALSRALAKTWEPGDEIIVTRLDHDANVTPWVLAARDAGVHVHHVPFRPEDCTLDLQALQNVLSTRTRLVAVGCASNAVGTVNSVREIARVVQGVGAEICLDAVHYVPHGLVDVQAWGCDYLLCSAYKFFGPHVGILWGRAERLAELPVYKVRPAPNDLPGRWMTGTQNHECLAGVLAAIEYLAALGRSIAPAAASRRQALVAAYEAITAYERGLQARLLAGLAELPSVKIYGITDPKRLHERVPTVSITHRRYRPLELAQRLADEGVFVWHGNYYALSLTEALGLEPEGMVRIGLLHYNTREEVERLLDLLRGMEA, translated from the coding sequence ATGACTCCACCAGCCAGCCCGACAGCCCCGCTCGACGTCAGCGCGGTGCGGCAACAGTTTCCGGCACTGGCCCGCGAGGTGAGCGGCCGCCAGGCCGTCTTTTTCGACGGGCCCGCCGGGAGCCAGGTGCCGCAGCGCGTGATCGACGCCATCGGCGACTACCTGCGGAACTCGAATGCCAATCACGGCGGCGTGTTTGCCACGAGCGTGGCGAGCGACGCCCTGCTGGACGAGGTGCACCGGGCCGCGGCCGACCTGCTGCACGCACCCGACCCGCACGCGGTGTGCTTCGGCGCGAACATGACGACGCTGTGCCTGGCGTTGTCGCGGGCACTGGCCAAGACCTGGGAACCGGGCGATGAAATCATCGTCACCCGGCTCGATCACGACGCCAACGTCACGCCGTGGGTGCTGGCCGCGCGCGACGCCGGCGTACACGTGCACCACGTGCCCTTTCGGCCAGAGGATTGCACGCTCGATTTGCAGGCCCTGCAGAACGTGTTGTCGACGCGGACCCGGCTCGTGGCCGTGGGGTGTGCGTCGAACGCCGTGGGCACGGTCAACTCGGTCCGCGAGATTGCCCGCGTGGTGCAAGGCGTCGGCGCGGAGATCTGCCTCGACGCGGTCCACTACGTGCCGCACGGCCTGGTCGACGTGCAGGCTTGGGGTTGCGACTACCTGCTCTGCTCGGCCTATAAATTCTTCGGCCCCCACGTCGGCATCCTCTGGGGGCGCGCCGAACGGCTGGCCGAGCTGCCCGTGTACAAGGTGCGACCGGCACCCAATGACCTGCCGGGGCGCTGGATGACCGGCACGCAGAATCACGAGTGCCTGGCGGGGGTCCTGGCGGCGATCGAATACCTGGCCGCGCTGGGGCGCTCGATTGCGCCGGCAGCCGCGTCACGGCGTCAGGCCCTGGTGGCGGCCTACGAAGCGATCACCGCGTATGAACGCGGCTTGCAAGCGCGACTCTTGGCCGGGCTCGCCGAATTGCCGAGCGTCAAGATCTACGGCATCACTGATCCGAAACGGCTGCACGAGCGCGTGCCGACGGTGTCGATCACGCATCGCCGCTATCGGCCGCTCGAGCTCGCCCAACGCCTGGCCGACGAGGGCGTGTTCGTCTGGCACGGCAATTACTATGCGCTGTCG